From Spiroplasma monobiae MQ-1, a single genomic window includes:
- a CDS encoding Pr6Pr family membrane protein gives MFLNKNDWKNWKTYYKLIGSVTIFAILIGVFCYYLIPGMGETGKWGMWTNKNEEGKVGDVFTYAGNDVVWVLTLFFGYFAVQTACLSAVWLFKNFLKGNEEGKNSWFTGNKFSLALVSWSSINILLFLIVFIPNAIINKVAFDNMEISTLWWIVNSFLYLVIPTIMIAYFIFGYNVKITDDLRKIYTVKNLLLWAIYPLIYFVIIIFRAQIYNSTWTVDAEYSNQMNVWVYSFLNFNGENKEIWSQTLMIIAISSGILALMPSLIWLSTKGFETIKFRTNSPSQDTEFVILKEFNFMSLADWKTAKHYFKMAIALMTVILMMYTISTVYKSGSSETARYVRYINKNGEITAVGGDLTTALGFMFGMFTFQSNLLVMIWFVLVFIKGGNEDKGSFTTYYWSMAVSVYITVTFIIFNFLMLPTVHKNGAVDGGEMNAAWWAMNMMLHTVAPLCMIFYFVFWYKKSNYGTTKELFTSKKILWILSYPVVYALVIVVRGEILYLAWNNNYGFAKAAWIWPYPFLNIRNTGWITDNMPGYVSLIVAVFIIAGIIFGFSSAYNASIVSLENKINNKDKKKVKNSKKSTKTVKTK, from the coding sequence ATGTTTTTAAATAAAAATGATTGAAAAAATTGAAAAACATACTATAAATTGATCGGTTCAGTTACTATTTTTGCAATTTTAATAGGTGTTTTTTGCTATTACCTAATTCCTGGTATGGGAGAAACTGGTAAATGAGGAATGTGAACAAATAAAAATGAAGAAGGAAAAGTGGGCGATGTATTCACTTATGCCGGAAATGATGTAGTTTGAGTATTAACTTTATTCTTTGGATATTTCGCAGTACAAACAGCATGTTTATCTGCTGTTTGATTATTCAAAAACTTTCTAAAGGGTAACGAAGAAGGTAAAAATTCATGATTTACAGGAAACAAGTTTTCTTTAGCTTTAGTATCATGATCATCAATTAATATTTTATTATTCTTAATTGTATTTATTCCAAATGCAATTATAAATAAAGTTGCATTTGATAATATGGAAATATCAACTTTATGATGAATTGTTAACTCATTTCTTTACTTGGTAATTCCAACAATTATGATTGCATACTTCATTTTTGGTTACAATGTAAAAATCACAGATGATTTAAGAAAAATTTACACAGTTAAAAATTTATTGCTTTGAGCAATTTACCCATTAATATATTTTGTTATTATAATTTTTAGAGCTCAAATATATAATTCTACTTGAACAGTAGATGCTGAGTACTCAAACCAAATGAATGTTTGAGTTTATAGTTTTTTAAATTTTAATGGTGAAAACAAAGAAATTTGATCACAAACTTTAATGATAATTGCGATATCTTCAGGTATATTGGCTCTAATGCCTTCATTAATTTGGTTATCAACAAAAGGATTTGAAACAATTAAATTCAGAACAAATTCACCATCACAAGATACTGAATTTGTAATCTTAAAAGAATTTAACTTTATGAGTTTGGCTGACTGAAAAACAGCAAAACACTACTTCAAAATGGCTATAGCATTGATGACTGTAATCTTAATGATGTACACTATTTCAACGGTTTATAAATCAGGTAGTTCAGAAACTGCAAGATATGTAAGGTATATTAATAAAAATGGTGAAATAACTGCAGTTGGAGGAGACTTAACAACTGCTCTAGGATTTATGTTTGGTATGTTTACATTCCAATCAAACTTATTGGTAATGATTTGATTTGTTCTTGTTTTCATAAAGGGTGGAAACGAAGACAAAGGATCTTTCACAACATATTATTGATCAATGGCTGTGTCAGTTTATATTACTGTTACATTTATAATATTTAACTTCCTAATGTTACCAACAGTTCACAAAAATGGAGCTGTTGATGGTGGTGAAATGAATGCTGCTTGATGGGCGATGAATATGATGTTACACACAGTGGCGCCACTATGTATGATTTTCTACTTTGTATTTTGATATAAAAAATCAAACTACGGTACAACAAAGGAATTATTTACAAGTAAAAAAATACTTTGAATATTATCATATCCAGTTGTTTATGCACTAGTTATTGTTGTAAGGGGAGAAATACTTTATTTAGCTTGAAATAATAACTATGGTTTTGCAAAAGCCGCATGAATATGACCATACCCATTCTTAAATATTAGAAACACAGGGTGAATAACAGATAATATGCCTGGTTATGTTTCATTGATAGTTGCTGTATTTATAATTGCTGGAATAATTTTTGGATTTAGTTCTGCTTATAACGCATCAATTGTTTCTCTGGAAAACAAAATAAATAATAAAGACAAGAAAAAAGTTAAAAATAGCAAAAAAAGCACAAAAACAGTAAAAACTAAATAA
- the ylxM gene encoding YlxM family DNA-binding protein, which translates to MINQDIQKTADLAELYDYYKNLLTEKQSQYFELYFFEDLTLQEIAEEFGVSRNAVYDSVNKTSISLMDLEDKLNLKARNTKIKDILDKAKTNNISIEELVMEVEKNL; encoded by the coding sequence ATGATTAATCAAGATATTCAAAAAACAGCAGATTTAGCTGAATTATATGATTACTATAAAAATCTTTTAACAGAGAAGCAATCACAATACTTTGAACTCTATTTTTTTGAAGATCTAACATTACAAGAAATTGCTGAAGAATTTGGGGTATCAAGAAATGCTGTTTATGATAGTGTAAATAAAACTTCAATTTCTTTAATGGATCTAGAAGATAAATTAAATTTAAAAGCCAGAAATACTAAAATTAAAGATATTTTAGATAAGGCTAAAACTAACAATATATCAATTGAAGAATTGGTAATGGAAGTGGAGAAAAACCTATAA
- the ftsY gene encoding signal recognition particle-docking protein FtsY encodes MGFWNNLKQRREIKKVQKKHKKDHKNTLTFSNDIKKLSKNYKEPNSDFFEELENILIKTDMGMKMVLEISNGVQKKAKPKHSFNEIKEILVEEIYDTYTDSGKFKTELNYKDNRLNVFIMVGVNGVGKTTSIAKIANYYSAMGKKVLIAAADTFRAGAVEQLQEWCDKRLTNVDLIKSTNGSKDPASVVFDGIKKADEENYDLLLIDTAGRLQNKDNLMKELEKMTKIIQKSVNDGPHERLLVIDAQTGQNGISQAKAFAETTNVSGIVLTKMDGTSKGGIALAIKDILNIPVKLIGTGETVNDIEEFDVDNYIWELTSDFMEDGKND; translated from the coding sequence ATGGGATTTTGAAATAATTTAAAACAAAGAAGAGAAATTAAAAAAGTGCAAAAAAAACATAAAAAGGACCACAAAAACACTTTAACTTTTTCAAATGATATTAAAAAATTAAGTAAAAATTATAAAGAACCCAATTCAGACTTTTTTGAAGAGTTGGAAAATATTTTAATAAAAACAGATATGGGAATGAAAATGGTATTGGAAATATCAAATGGAGTTCAAAAAAAAGCAAAACCAAAACACTCATTTAATGAAATAAAGGAAATATTGGTTGAAGAAATTTATGACACATATACAGATAGTGGTAAATTTAAAACAGAATTAAACTATAAAGATAATAGATTAAATGTATTCATAATGGTTGGGGTAAATGGTGTAGGAAAAACAACTAGTATTGCTAAAATAGCCAATTATTATTCTGCAATGGGCAAAAAAGTACTTATTGCAGCTGCCGATACTTTTAGAGCCGGGGCAGTAGAACAATTGCAAGAGTGGTGTGATAAAAGGCTTACAAATGTTGATTTAATAAAATCAACAAACGGTTCCAAAGATCCTGCAAGTGTTGTTTTTGATGGGATTAAAAAAGCTGATGAAGAAAATTATGACCTATTATTAATAGATACAGCGGGTAGATTACAAAATAAAGACAACTTAATGAAAGAGTTGGAAAAAATGACTAAAATAATTCAAAAGAGCGTGAATGATGGTCCACATGAAAGATTATTGGTTATTGACGCTCAAACGGGACAAAATGGAATCAGCCAGGCTAAGGCATTTGCAGAAACTACAAATGTTAGTGGTATAGTTCTTACAAAGATGGATGGAACAAGTAAGGGTGGAATTGCTCTTGCAATTAAAGACATTTTAAATATACCTGTTAAGTTAATAGGTACAGGAGAAACTGTTAATGATATAGAAGAGTTTGATGTAGATAATTATATTTGAGAGTTAACTTCAGACTTTATGGAAGATGGTAAAAATGATTAA
- the pstB gene encoding phosphate ABC transporter ATP-binding protein PstB, giving the protein MAVDKTLENENNSTGELELLSEEKIFQKPKKLPLKQRPNVIEIENFNFYYHGGNKQALFNINMSVKENTVTAFIGPSGCGKSTLLRSINRMNDLVDNIAIDGEIKVHGKDVYEKGTDVVKLRTEVGMVFQKANPFPMSIYDNVAFGPRNQGITDKNALNQIVEDSLKKAALWEDVKDYLKDSALGLSGGQQQRLCIARAIAMRPKILLMDEPTSALDPIATLKVEELILKLKNEYTIVIVTHSMAQATRVSDYTAFFLQGELIEHDRTKKIFTNPKNQKTEDYISGRFG; this is encoded by the coding sequence ATGGCTGTAGATAAAACATTAGAAAACGAAAACAATTCTACTGGTGAGTTAGAACTTTTATCAGAAGAAAAAATATTTCAAAAACCAAAAAAATTACCTTTAAAACAAAGGCCGAATGTAATAGAAATTGAAAACTTTAATTTCTATTACCATGGTGGGAATAAACAAGCTTTATTTAATATAAATATGTCAGTTAAGGAAAATACAGTTACTGCATTTATTGGTCCTTCTGGTTGTGGTAAATCAACTTTATTAAGATCAATAAATAGAATGAATGATCTTGTAGATAACATTGCAATTGATGGAGAAATTAAAGTTCATGGCAAAGATGTTTACGAAAAGGGAACTGATGTTGTTAAATTAAGAACAGAAGTAGGGATGGTTTTCCAAAAAGCTAATCCATTTCCAATGTCGATTTACGATAATGTTGCATTCGGACCAAGAAATCAAGGTATCACAGATAAAAATGCTTTAAATCAAATTGTGGAGGACTCATTAAAAAAAGCAGCGCTTTGAGAAGATGTAAAAGATTATCTTAAAGATTCTGCTCTTGGATTGAGTGGGGGTCAACAACAAAGATTATGTATAGCAAGAGCGATTGCCATGAGACCAAAAATTTTATTAATGGATGAACCAACAAGTGCGCTTGATCCAATTGCAACATTGAAAGTTGAAGAACTTATTTTAAAATTGAAAAATGAATATACAATAGTAATAGTTACCCACTCAATGGCTCAAGCAACTAGGGTAAGTGATTATACTGCATTCTTCTTACAAGGAGAATTAATTGAACACGATAGAACTAAAAAAATATTTACAAATCCAAAAAATCAAAAGACAGAAGATTATATTTCAGGAAGATTCGGATAG
- the phoU gene encoding phosphate signaling complex protein PhoU, whose amino-acid sequence MSYNKILDNDIKSIKRELIRLVEATKSQYANTFESLKSQNLDLAQEVVDADLKINDLQNSFTKMALWKIAKQQMVAGDLRLAVGGVLVSREIERIADVAKHICVFTIKYNPEPIEIEYISKMFDLVNTMLNIVSALIENYDNDQHQKVLKTEEQLSVEFSNLSNILATRNFEAKNEKESKKIITIVRQLKNLERAGECLINIEETLQFIRTGKFEELQETIINDLEPKK is encoded by the coding sequence ATGTCATACAATAAAATACTAGATAACGATATTAAATCTATTAAACGCGAACTTATTAGATTAGTTGAAGCAACAAAATCTCAGTACGCTAATACATTTGAATCTTTAAAATCTCAAAATTTGGATTTGGCACAAGAAGTTGTTGATGCTGACTTAAAAATTAATGACCTACAAAATAGCTTTACAAAGATGGCTCTATGAAAAATTGCAAAACAACAAATGGTTGCAGGTGATTTAAGATTAGCTGTTGGTGGAGTTTTGGTCAGTCGTGAAATTGAAAGAATTGCTGACGTTGCAAAACACATATGTGTTTTTACTATAAAATATAATCCAGAACCAATTGAAATAGAATATATTTCAAAAATGTTTGACCTTGTAAACACTATGTTGAATATTGTTTCAGCGTTGATTGAAAACTATGATAATGATCAACATCAAAAAGTTTTAAAAACCGAAGAACAATTAAGTGTTGAGTTTTCAAACTTATCAAATATTTTGGCTACAAGAAATTTTGAGGCTAAAAATGAAAAAGAATCAAAAAAAATAATTACAATTGTAAGACAATTAAAAAACCTTGAAAGAGCCGGGGAATGTTTAATTAATATTGAAGAAACACTTCAGTTCATTAGGACAGGTAAGTTTGAAGAATTACAAGAAACAATAATTAATGACTTAGAACCCAAAAAATAA
- a CDS encoding serine aminopeptidase domain-containing protein, whose translation MEIGSAVWDLLSIIVYAIIGTFLFIFALALMARIVKFNKLKFKKAIVIKSELIKKKMFKTSDGYELRWFGEIDSNSEYIIIGIHDIFRNRKDFDKMDFWLKKNKKSNYSLVSFDQRNCGENLYENQFHFGTTISDLKEIIDELSEINPKAKIVLLGDGFGSTIASFFSNEEKVYKIIASSFRLNSPYKKTFGFYVKLWWGTLFNADTKLVSAINGADLTDDKDFSKKLEDENTTNNFLNTRDYYLWKKANRLNVKNINKSNSKVSLLIANNDFYCNSKNIVKLLSKLDKEKYNLETIKGKKHYLLNTKDSEQIFELILKNI comes from the coding sequence ATGGAAATTGGAAGTGCAGTTTGAGATTTACTTAGCATTATAGTTTATGCAATAATAGGAACATTTTTATTTATATTCGCTTTGGCTTTAATGGCTAGAATTGTTAAGTTTAATAAATTAAAATTTAAAAAAGCAATAGTCATTAAAAGTGAATTAATTAAAAAGAAAATGTTTAAAACAAGTGACGGATATGAACTTAGATGATTTGGAGAAATAGATTCAAATTCCGAATACATAATAATAGGTATCCATGACATATTTAGAAATAGAAAAGATTTTGATAAAATGGATTTTTGATTAAAAAAGAATAAAAAATCTAATTATTCCTTAGTATCTTTTGATCAAAGAAATTGTGGTGAAAATTTATATGAAAATCAGTTTCATTTTGGTACAACAATCTCTGATTTAAAAGAGATAATAGATGAATTAAGTGAAATAAATCCAAAAGCAAAGATTGTTCTATTAGGAGATGGTTTTGGATCAACTATTGCTTCATTTTTTTCAAACGAAGAAAAAGTTTATAAAATTATTGCAAGTTCATTTAGGCTTAACAGTCCCTACAAAAAGACTTTTGGGTTTTATGTGAAATTGTGATGAGGAACTCTTTTTAATGCAGATACAAAGCTTGTAAGCGCAATTAATGGAGCTGATTTAACCGATGATAAGGATTTTTCTAAGAAACTGGAAGATGAGAATACAACAAATAACTTTTTAAATACAAGAGATTATTATCTATGAAAAAAGGCTAATAGATTAAATGTGAAAAATATAAATAAATCTAATAGCAAAGTTTCATTACTTATAGCCAATAATGATTTTTATTGTAACTCCAAAAATATAGTTAAGCTTTTATCAAAACTAGATAAAGAAAAGTATAATTTAGAAACAATAAAAGGTAAAAAGCACTACCTATTAAATACAAAAGATTCAGAACAAATATTTGAATTAATACTCAAAAACATATAA
- a CDS encoding copper homeostasis protein CutC — MLLEVIAKDVRDIEIINNSKANRIEFCKELTVGGLTPEKEDIIRACEISKLPLNIMVRNTYKDFFYNKKEKNEMLEQVEFISKTKANGIVIGSLNKDLTIDVEFLKEVIKIKKNLEITFHKAFDEVEDFELSYKVLNELGITNVLTSGGKDILKGKEVIKNLVSLNLNTKILIGGGVNQENFLELNQISKDIHVGTCVRDNSSWDEPVNSEKIDKLLEN; from the coding sequence ATGTTATTAGAAGTCATCGCCAAAGATGTAAGAGATATAGAAATAATTAATAATTCAAAGGCAAATAGAATAGAATTTTGCAAAGAATTAACAGTTGGGGGACTGACTCCTGAAAAGGAAGATATAATAAGGGCTTGTGAAATCTCAAAATTGCCATTAAACATAATGGTTAGAAATACATATAAAGACTTCTTTTATAACAAAAAAGAAAAGAATGAAATGCTAGAGCAAGTTGAATTTATTTCAAAAACAAAAGCAAACGGAATTGTCATAGGGTCTTTAAATAAAGATCTAACTATTGATGTGGAATTTTTAAAAGAAGTAATAAAAATTAAGAAGAATTTAGAAATAACATTCCACAAAGCTTTTGATGAGGTTGAAGATTTTGAATTATCTTATAAAGTTCTAAATGAATTAGGTATAACAAATGTTTTAACTAGCGGTGGGAAAGATATTTTAAAAGGAAAAGAAGTTATTAAAAATCTAGTTTCACTAAATTTAAATACTAAAATTTTAATTGGTGGAGGAGTAAATCAAGAAAACTTCTTAGAATTAAATCAAATTTCAAAGGATATTCATGTTGGAACTTGCGTTAGGGATAATTCTAGTTGAGATGAGCCGGTTAATAGTGAAAAAATAGACAAACTTTTGGAGAATTAA
- the trmFO gene encoding methylenetetrahydrofolate--tRNA-(uracil(54)-C(5))-methyltransferase (FADH(2)-oxidizing) TrmFO, with product MKMKVTIIGAGLAGCEAAWQLAENGVEVHLYEKKKIHKNEIQTLETFAELVCSNTFRSVSTQNAVGILKKELELLGSFILECAYKTQIPSDDALAVDREQFSKLVDKRIREHKNIKIFEEEFLDLETDELVLIATGPLCSEEFKIKLEQILGKQKLFYLDASAPILEKSSIDFSKVYYKSRHQNDNSYICIPLNETQFNDFHNRLINAEQVKLKDFEQEIFFKGCQPIEQLAKTSKKILLRSAMSPNGLTNEEGIEPYSVVQLRRDDAIDNLYNIVGFQTNLTWKEQKEIFSTLPGLENAVFRRFGVMHKNNFINSPKILNNKLQMMRKKNIFFAGQITGVEGYIESFASGLVAAMGILSVINKQKYKPLPQETVIGSLIGYITNPKHKKLKPMKSNMGLIKIDLNIKFESKKEKNEYIYKNSLDTIKKLYSI from the coding sequence ATTAAAATGAAAGTTACAATTATTGGTGCTGGACTTGCTGGTTGTGAAGCTGCTTGACAGCTTGCAGAAAATGGTGTTGAAGTTCATTTATATGAAAAGAAAAAAATTCATAAAAATGAAATTCAAACTTTAGAAACATTTGCTGAATTGGTTTGCTCAAACACTTTCAGAAGTGTATCTACACAAAATGCAGTTGGTATATTAAAAAAAGAGCTTGAATTATTGGGTTCTTTTATTTTAGAATGTGCTTATAAGACACAAATACCTTCTGATGATGCTCTTGCAGTTGACAGAGAACAATTCTCAAAATTAGTCGATAAGAGAATCAGAGAACATAAAAATATTAAAATTTTTGAAGAAGAGTTTCTAGATTTGGAAACTGATGAATTAGTTTTGATTGCAACAGGACCGCTTTGTTCTGAAGAATTTAAAATCAAATTAGAACAAATTCTAGGTAAGCAAAAATTATTTTATTTAGATGCATCTGCACCTATTTTAGAAAAGAGCTCAATTGATTTTTCAAAAGTATATTATAAATCAAGACATCAAAATGATAATAGTTATATTTGTATTCCTCTAAACGAAACACAATTCAATGATTTTCATAATAGATTGATTAATGCAGAACAAGTTAAATTAAAGGACTTTGAACAAGAAATCTTTTTCAAAGGTTGCCAACCAATAGAACAACTTGCAAAGACATCTAAAAAGATACTTTTAAGATCGGCAATGTCTCCAAATGGTTTAACAAACGAAGAAGGAATAGAACCATATTCAGTTGTTCAATTAAGAAGGGATGATGCAATTGATAATCTTTATAATATTGTAGGTTTTCAAACAAATTTAACTTGAAAAGAACAAAAGGAAATATTTTCAACATTACCAGGTCTTGAAAATGCAGTTTTCAGAAGATTTGGAGTTATGCACAAAAATAACTTTATAAACTCTCCGAAAATACTTAATAATAAATTGCAAATGATGAGAAAGAAAAATATTTTTTTTGCAGGTCAAATTACTGGAGTTGAAGGGTATATTGAATCTTTTGCATCTGGTTTGGTGGCTGCAATGGGTATTTTAAGTGTAATTAATAAGCAAAAATATAAACCATTACCCCAAGAAACTGTTATCGGGAGCTTAATTGGCTACATAACAAATCCTAAACACAAAAAACTAAAACCTATGAAATCGAATATGGGATTAATAAAAATTGATTTAAATATAAAATTTGAATCAAAGAAAGAGAAAAATGAATATATTTACAAAAATTCTTTAGACACTATAAAAAAACTTTACTCAATTTAG
- the metK gene encoding methionine adenosyltransferase, which translates to MRRLFTSESVSEGHPDKICDQISDAILDECLKQDPNSKVACETFVTEDYLLVGGEITTKAKVDYAGIAKWVLEKVGYNDAKTGIDPNNCEIVVKINTQSPDIAMGVDQEEMGAGDQGIMFGYANNETTTYMPYSIQVAHDLVHIASKLRKANAFKWAQPDMKSQVTMDYTNENNPRIETILMSIQHDAEYNKEEFEKFVKTNIMDVIAKRYNLNTDFNVLINPTGRFVIGGPKGDTGLTGRKIIVDTYGGYSRHGGGAFSGKDPSKVDRSAAYMCRYAAKNMVAAKLADKVEIQVSYAIGKSEPVSVFIETFGTNKVSMDVMYKALKENFDFKVSSIINKLELKEPVYFRTSKYGHFGKKEFSWEKLDKIRELEEYL; encoded by the coding sequence ATGAGAAGATTATTTACTAGCGAATCAGTTTCAGAGGGGCACCCAGATAAAATTTGTGATCAAATTAGTGATGCTATTTTAGATGAGTGTTTAAAGCAAGATCCAAATTCAAAAGTAGCCTGTGAAACATTTGTTACAGAAGACTATTTATTGGTTGGTGGAGAAATAACTACAAAAGCAAAAGTTGATTATGCAGGTATTGCAAAATGAGTTTTAGAAAAAGTTGGATATAACGATGCAAAAACAGGAATTGATCCAAATAATTGTGAAATTGTAGTAAAAATAAATACTCAATCGCCTGATATTGCAATGGGTGTCGACCAAGAAGAAATGGGTGCTGGAGATCAAGGTATCATGTTTGGTTATGCGAATAATGAAACAACAACTTATATGCCTTATTCAATTCAAGTCGCTCATGATTTAGTGCATATAGCTTCTAAATTAAGAAAAGCAAACGCTTTTAAATGAGCACAACCCGATATGAAATCTCAAGTAACTATGGATTATACAAATGAAAATAACCCAAGAATTGAAACCATCCTAATGTCTATTCAACATGATGCAGAATATAATAAAGAAGAATTTGAAAAGTTTGTAAAAACAAATATTATGGATGTTATTGCAAAAAGATATAATTTGAATACAGATTTTAATGTTCTTATTAATCCCACAGGAAGATTTGTTATAGGTGGACCAAAAGGTGATACAGGACTTACAGGAAGAAAAATAATAGTTGATACATATGGAGGTTACTCACGCCATGGTGGTGGAGCTTTTTCTGGAAAAGATCCAAGTAAAGTGGACAGAAGTGCTGCTTACATGTGTAGATATGCAGCTAAAAATATGGTTGCTGCAAAATTAGCTGATAAAGTAGAAATTCAAGTAAGTTATGCAATTGGAAAATCAGAGCCAGTTTCTGTTTTTATTGAAACATTTGGAACAAACAAAGTTTCAATGGATGTTATGTATAAAGCTTTAAAAGAAAATTTTGATTTTAAAGTAAGTTCAATTATAAATAAATTAGAATTAAAAGAACCTGTTTATTTTAGAACAAGTAAGTATGGACACTTTGGTAAAAAGGAATTTAGTTGAGAAAAATTAGACAAAATTAGAGAACTAGAGGAATATTTATAA
- a CDS encoding TIGR00282 family metallophosphoesterase, producing the protein MNFLIIGDVYSKSGRDVLEKHLKNIVEEKDIDFIIVNGENISHGKGINKNHYDFLKNLGVNVITTGNHIFKVKETLDFIETVDDLLRPANMNSYNIGIGTNVYEFNGKKIRVSNLMGKSFMEHVNNPYEVMDQIIKDDKSDIHIIDFHAEASAEKLAFAWNYDGKITALVGTHTHVQTADERILPNGTAFITDLGMTGPINSIIGANPEEVIFKEKTGLPTKFKPSENEGLLCGVIIKVNEKNKATEIKRLQIK; encoded by the coding sequence ATGAATTTTTTAATAATAGGAGATGTTTATTCTAAATCCGGAAGAGATGTTTTAGAGAAACACTTAAAAAACATTGTTGAAGAAAAAGATATAGACTTCATAATTGTTAATGGAGAAAACATAAGTCACGGTAAAGGTATAAACAAAAATCATTATGATTTTCTTAAGAATTTAGGGGTTAATGTCATTACAACTGGAAATCATATTTTTAAAGTAAAAGAGACATTAGATTTTATAGAAACAGTTGACGATTTGTTAAGACCGGCAAATATGAATTCTTATAATATCGGTATCGGGACAAACGTTTATGAATTCAATGGTAAAAAAATAAGGGTATCTAATTTAATGGGAAAAAGTTTTATGGAACATGTTAACAATCCTTATGAAGTTATGGACCAAATAATTAAAGATGATAAAAGTGATATTCATATAATTGATTTTCATGCAGAAGCAAGTGCAGAAAAGCTTGCTTTTGCCTGAAATTATGATGGAAAAATAACTGCGTTAGTAGGAACTCACACGCATGTTCAAACAGCTGATGAAAGAATACTTCCAAATGGAACCGCTTTTATAACTGATTTAGGAATGACAGGGCCAATTAACTCAATAATTGGAGCTAATCCAGAAGAAGTTATTTTTAAAGAAAAAACAGGATTACCAACAAAATTCAAACCTTCTGAGAATGAAGGTTTACTTTGTGGTGTAATTATTAAAGTTAATGAAAAAAACAAAGCCACAGAAATAAAGAGGCTACAAATAAAATAG